A window of Halobacillus naozhouensis genomic DNA:
CATAAGGCTCCCTCCAGAACTTAATCTATTTTCTTTATTATAACGCTACGAGATCTCTTTTGTCGAAGAGGGATGGAAGAAAATCAGGGTGAGCCTATAAAATAGAGGAACCATACCGCATGATTTTGTTCATCTGCTGATGCGCGTCTGAATGATTCTTTGATAAACACATCGTGTGCTTTATCGGCTATTTCTAAATAAAAGTCCACTGTTTCCTGTTCATCTTTAAAGGCTGCTGTTATCCCTTCCCTATATGCGTTCGGGCATTCTTCGATAATTTGAGGGACAGGTTGTCGTCCTGTCAGGATGGTGTAGATTTTCTTAAAGGTTTCCAAATGATCCTTTTCATCTTGAAGGATTTCGCGAATCTGCTGCTTCTCTTCTTTCTTTGGTGCGATCTCGATTAGTTGGCTGTAACACGCGACTGCACTGTATTCCCCATCGATGGCCTGTTTAATGTCCCGAATTAGGGGAGCATCGTATGGAGTACGATAATTTCCATAAGGATTGTAATATTGGTTTTGATACATGAGTTTAATCCTCTCCTATATTGACGGTCTCATGATTCAGCATATGCCCTGTCGTCAGGCAAGTGTACTTTCTTTTTTTAGTGTGGTGTAAGTTTCCAGTATACATCTTGAGGTCCCTTACATATAATAGGAACAAATGTTCGTGGAAAAGGTGAGGAAGAATGGACTATTCAATTTATCCTAGAAATGATGTTTTGTGCATTGATATGAGATCTTTCTATGCAAGTATCGAGTGCGTCAAGCGCGGGCTCGATCCGAAGACCGCATTGCTGGCGGTGGTGGGGGACACAAACAGACGCGGCAGTATCGTTTTGGCTGCCTCGCCCTTTCTTAAAAAGAAGCATGGGATCAGTAATGTCAGCCGCTTTTTTGAATTGCCGGAGGATCCGGAATTGGTGATTGCTCCTGCGCATATGGGTGACTATCTGGCCGTATCCGTAGAGATTACAAAGATGATGAAGAATTTTGTACCCAAGGAAGCGATTCATGTCTATTCGGTAGATGAGCTATGGGTAACGGTGAACGGATTGCGGAAACTTTATGGTTCTCCTTATGAGATTGCTAAGCTGATTCAGTCCCGGATTCGGGAACAGTTTGGAATTGAGTGTGTCGTGGGCATCGGAGATAATAAGTTCTTGGCAAAAGTCGTTATGGATATTCATGCGAAAAAGGCGAGTGACGGGATTGCCGAATGCCGCTATGAGGATGTCGAGGAGCTGTTATGGCCAAGGGATATCCATGAGATATGGGGGATTGGTTCACGGATGACGAGCAACTTGAATCGTATGGGTATTGTAACGCTCGGGCAGCTGGCTCAGCATCCGTTGAAATATCTGAAGAAGAATTATGGAATCATGGGTGAACAATTATATTGGCACGCCTGGGGAATTGACCTCAGTCCTGTGTGTGGAGATTTTGGTAAAACGGAACAAAAGTCATATGGCCACGGAATTACTTTGTTGAGGGATTATCAAAAAGAGGAGATCTTTGCCTGTCTGCTTGATTTGTGTGAAGAAGCCTGCCGGCGGGCGCGTCATGATGGCAAGGAAGGCAGGACCGTACACCTTGGCATCGGCTATTCAACCGAAACGGGTGGCGGGTTCAGTCGGTCATTGTCTGTCCAGATGCCGACAAATTCTACGATGGAGGTCTATCATATGTGTCTGCGCCTATTCAATCGGTTTTACGATGGCTCAAGCAAGATTAGGAGAGCCTCTGTAGCCCTTACCAATTTGGGAGAAGAAACCGACGTCCAGTTGAGCCTGTTTGAAGATCGGTCAAAAGAGAAAGAAATCGGGGCTGTGATGGACACCATTCGTGATCGCTATGGATCGACAGCTTTGCTGCGAGCCAGCAGCTATACGAGCGGCGGGATTATACCAGAACGCAGCCAAAAAATCGGCGGTCATTACGCGTAAAGAGGTGAAGAAGATGGAAGGGGTACTGATTCGTGCCATTGAACAAAAACAGAAGCTCGAAATGATTTATTTGGATGCGGATGGTCAAATGTCGCAAAGAATCATCAGAGTTCTCGGAGTCAGGAATGAGGATATCCTTGCTTACTGTTATTCGCGAAGAAAAGTGCGAACGTTTAAAAAAGTAAGGGTATTGTCTGTGGCACCTTTAGTGTTGCAAGGAAGACGATTGGAGGCACAGTAATGGATGATCGAAATCGGGATAGAGGGACAATCAAATGGACGTCGTTAATGCTGCCGGAACATGTTGAGCTCATTAAAGAAGTTTGGCAGGAGGATGAAGGCGTACCGAAGAAGGTGGTTGATGAACAGCAGGCAGAGGAGAATGAAGCAGTGATTCAGCATGCGATCCATGACGAATTATTGGTCGGAATCACCTATTACAATGGATTTAATTATAGCTATAGGAAAGCGAGGATCTTACATATAGATCCTCATAGAAAGAGACTCTCCTGCAGGAGCACCAGCAATGAACAATTGACAATTGAGTTTGAGCAGATTTATGAGGTTGTGCTGGTATAAGGGCACTTGGTGAAACTTCGTTAGTACGTTTGCACAAATAATCCATCCTCCTCCAGCCACTCTGCTATGAGAATCGATTGGGGGTCGTAAACGCCCTGGGCGGTAAGCTGTGTTTGTAACCAGGCTTCATCAACACCTAAATCGGCAAGCTCATCCTGTAGTATCTTTCCGTCCCGAATCAGAGTGACAGGGACATGGACAGAGGCAACGGGCATACCGAAATCCCCCTGTGTTGTTTTTTGATACTTCGTTTTTTTCAATATACTAATAGATCCGTTTGCTTCTAAATAACAAAAAGCCACTTCTCGGATGGAAAAAGTTTCACTCTGTCTGAGCAAGCTTTGCAGTTGATTCAGGTTCATGTGATTTTTCTTTAACTTCTCCCGGTCTACCACTCCATTTTTTATTAAAGCAGATGGTTTTCCCTCAGAAACACCTCGGAAGGGCAGAAACTTTTGTCCGAGATATTCTACGAGAAATAATAAAACCCCCCACAGGCTCAGAGAGTAGATAATATAAAAGACGCCAATTTTGTGATCATAGAGAGCGTTTCCCAGTAACTCGCCGAGCACGATAGAGGCAATAAAGGTGAAAGGCGTAATTTGACTAATGATTTTCTTCCCGACGAACTTCACGATGATAAAAAGCAGGATAAACCCTACCAACAGCTCGGTGGTCAGATAGATGATTTTCATTTATAGTTGCTCCCATCTAATTAAACAGTCAACCATAGGTTTCCCGGTTACGAAGTGTTATACAATCATTTGTATTCAAGGTCCGAAAGCTGTCGATCATTGATAGATCCTTGAGGTATAAAACTCATATAGTAGGTCAACAATTCTATTATGTGAGGGGGGATTGTCCGTGTTTTTTAAATCACCTAAAAAAAATAAGCGAAAAGAGCAGGATCATTCAAAACAAGAGGACTTTTCCACGGAGTTATCAACGAGTCTGGAACAGAACATAGTTAATATTAAGAAAATGCTGGATCAACCAAGTGATCTGATTACCAGACCTTTTATTGTCGGGGAAACTGGTCCCGCATGTGCGATTATTTATATAGATGGACTAACCGATACGAAGGTCATAAACGACAGTATTATGAAAAATCTTCAAATTGGAGTAGATGAAATCGAGAGCAGGTCTGAGGAGACAGAAACGGCTTTATTAGATAGGCTCTCCCATCATTTCATCTCCAGTGGCAGTGTGAAAAAGGTAACGACAATGGACGAGGCATCACTAGCTATTCTATCTGGGGATACAGCCCTTTTCGTAGAAGGAACTGACCAGCTGTTAGTAATCGACACAAAAGGCTGGAAGAGCAGAAGCATCGAACAGCCTACTACCGAGGGGACTATCCGCGGTCCTAGAGACGCTTTCACAGAAAGTATTCGTACGAATACAATGCTGATTCGCCGCCGTATCCGGGATGCGAACTTACGATTTAAATCACAACAAATCGGACGACGTTCAAAAACCCGCCTAACCGTAGCTTATATTGACGGCATTGTTCATAACGATTTATTACAAGAGGTAAATAAAAGACTCGAATCCATTGATTTGGATGATGCCCCAGAGTCTGGATACATCGAGCAATGGATTGAAGATAGCTTTTTATCTCCTTTTCCACAAATGCATAATACAGAGCGGCCGGACAAGGTGGCTA
This region includes:
- a CDS encoding ferritin-like domain-containing protein encodes the protein MYQNQYYNPYGNYRTPYDAPLIRDIKQAIDGEYSAVACYSQLIEIAPKKEEKQQIREILQDEKDHLETFKKIYTILTGRQPVPQIIEECPNAYREGITAAFKDEQETVDFYLEIADKAHDVFIKESFRRASADEQNHAVWFLYFIGSP
- a CDS encoding YolD-like family protein, with product MDDRNRDRGTIKWTSLMLPEHVELIKEVWQEDEGVPKKVVDEQQAEENEAVIQHAIHDELLVGITYYNGFNYSYRKARILHIDPHRKRLSCRSTSNEQLTIEFEQIYEVVLV
- a CDS encoding spore germination protein, which encodes MFFKSPKKNKRKEQDHSKQEDFSTELSTSLEQNIVNIKKMLDQPSDLITRPFIVGETGPACAIIYIDGLTDTKVINDSIMKNLQIGVDEIESRSEETETALLDRLSHHFISSGSVKKVTTMDEASLAILSGDTALFVEGTDQLLVIDTKGWKSRSIEQPTTEGTIRGPRDAFTESIRTNTMLIRRRIRDANLRFKSQQIGRRSKTRLTVAYIDGIVHNDLLQEVNKRLESIDLDDAPESGYIEQWIEDSFLSPFPQMHNTERPDKVATALTEGKIAILLDGTPFVLIAPATFGAMMHSPEDYYERWMIGTLLRILRYFAAFLAVFLPALYIALVSYHPGLIPSKLAFSIAATREGLPFPAVIEAFLMEITMELLREAGIRLPKPIGQTIGIVGGLVIGEAAVSAGIVSPVMVIIVAVTAIASFSLPSYSFAISIRMLRFSFMLAAAFLGLYGIILAYIMVNIHIVNLKSFGIPYSTPFAPAFKSDWKDLVLRVPIPMMNRRPKFLQPEDEKRIDKEDQS
- a CDS encoding YetF domain-containing protein — protein: MKIIYLTTELLVGFILLFIIVKFVGKKIISQITPFTFIASIVLGELLGNALYDHKIGVFYIIYSLSLWGVLLFLVEYLGQKFLPFRGVSEGKPSALIKNGVVDREKLKKNHMNLNQLQSLLRQSETFSIREVAFCYLEANGSISILKKTKYQKTTQGDFGMPVASVHVPVTLIRDGKILQDELADLGVDEAWLQTQLTAQGVYDPQSILIAEWLEEDGLFVQTY
- a CDS encoding DNA polymerase IV; this translates as MDYSIYPRNDVLCIDMRSFYASIECVKRGLDPKTALLAVVGDTNRRGSIVLAASPFLKKKHGISNVSRFFELPEDPELVIAPAHMGDYLAVSVEITKMMKNFVPKEAIHVYSVDELWVTVNGLRKLYGSPYEIAKLIQSRIREQFGIECVVGIGDNKFLAKVVMDIHAKKASDGIAECRYEDVEELLWPRDIHEIWGIGSRMTSNLNRMGIVTLGQLAQHPLKYLKKNYGIMGEQLYWHAWGIDLSPVCGDFGKTEQKSYGHGITLLRDYQKEEIFACLLDLCEEACRRARHDGKEGRTVHLGIGYSTETGGGFSRSLSVQMPTNSTMEVYHMCLRLFNRFYDGSSKIRRASVALTNLGEETDVQLSLFEDRSKEKEIGAVMDTIRDRYGSTALLRASSYTSGGIIPERSQKIGGHYA